The Monodelphis domestica isolate mMonDom1 chromosome 5, mMonDom1.pri, whole genome shotgun sequence DNA segment AACATCCTACCCACTCAAATCAGAGAGATCAAAGTCTCAAAGTGAGTAATGAGACATACTTTATTTTCGACATGGCCAACGCAGAAAATTGTTgtgcttgactatacatgttgGGAACAGGAATCTTTTAAAATTGGGCAATGATGAAATGGTGGGGTGAAAGGGAGAGAAGACAATTTTTGCtgattaaacaaataaattttgatttttaaaaaagctcaaGAGCTCCTTCAAGCCAACTGGCTGGGTGTATTAGGCAGGAATCTAAATCACAACAGAATCTCAGGGCTATGAGCTCAAAGTGGAATAGATTCCTACTCTATAGAGCTTAGCAACCAGAAGACCACCAGATGGCAACAGAGAGTCACATCTCAGCAGTGAACACACATCCCCACTCAGCTTGGCAAAAACAGCAGCTCCCAATTAGATAATGTGTTGGAGGACAAGAGGTGATCTTCAGGGAACATCACCTGAATTGCAAGAGTTGTCTTGTCCATGTGTGTTCCCCAGTCCTGTGTGTTGCCTCTGTATATGCTCCCCACCCTTCATGGAACACATGTTCCAGGCATATGACTCCTCTCCCACTGGTGACAGTGGGTACCTGGTAATGTCCCTTGTCATTGATTTCACCATGTCATTGAATTAAATTTGATCTTTTGCTTTGAATTAATGTGTCTTCTGGTTGgcttctaaggaaaaaaaatctgtttggaCTCTTGAATGGTTTGAAATGGATGCTGAATGGCATTAGGCCTCTAACCTGGGGTTGGAAGCCTTTCAGGGGACCTTGATGTAAGCAGGGTCTTGAATGCAGAATcaaatagaacaaatctaatccatcTTCAGTATGACAGCTCTTCAAAAATGTGAAGACaaccaagaaagagaaattccatttaaaataactctagaatcACTCCTTGACCTTTTGGCTAAAATCAAGTGTAAAATAACTTCAGACAATATCAAATACCTGGGAAGctatttgctaagacaaacacagggattataatgaagacaattacaaaacacttttcatgcaaataaagtCAGGTCTAAATAGTTGGAAAAATAATTGTTTATGGGTAGATCTagctaatctaataaaaataagaattctacctaaatcaatttacttattcggTGCCATACcagtcaaactaccaaaaattattttatagagctaaaaaataataataataaaattcatctagaagaataggaggtcaagaatatcaaaggaattcatgaaaataaatgtgaaggaaggtggcctagcagtaccagctCCCATGTTGTACTATAAGTAGGAATCATCATAATGGTGTGATAATGACtaaaaaatagaatggtagatcaatggaatagattagatacacaatatacaggggtaaatgacctcagcaacctAGTGTTTGGTAATCCCAAAGATtgcagcttttggaataagaactcactatttaacaaaaacactgggaaaactggaaaacaatatggtagaaactaggtagaaaccaatatctcacactaagataaggtcaaaatggttatacaatttagacataaagggctGATGCCATtagcaaattaggtaaacatagaattgCTTCCTGGGCATGTCTAtgcagaaggaaagaatttattaccaacaagagatagagaacattacaagatgtaaaatgaattattttgatcatcttaaattaaaactattttgtacaaacaaaaccaatgtaaccaagattaaaagggaaatgacaaactggaAACAAATTTTTGCAGCAAagttctctgataaaagtctcatttctcaaatatatagagaactaggtcacatttaaaagaatacaagtcattccccaattgacaaataggcaaaggatacaaacaagcagttttcaaatgaagaaaccaaagttatcaataatcatatgaaaaatgttctaaatcctccttgattagagaaatgaaaattaaaacaactctgagataccacctcacacctagcagactgaccaatatgacagggaaatgacaaatgttggaggagatgtggcaaaattgagacactaatgcattgttggagttgtgaactgatccaaccattctggagggcaatttggaacagtgcccaaagaactataaaacagtgcataccctttgattctgtaataccactattaggtctgtatcccaaagagatttttttaaaaaaggatgggGTGAAGGactcacttgtacaaaaatatttctagcggctctttttgtggtgacaaagaattggaaattgagaagatgtccatcaatagggaaatggctgaacagattgtggtatatgactgaatagaatactattgtgccaaaaggcaTAATGAACaagatcaccaaaaaaaaaaaaccctgtaaaagacatatgaagtgatgcaaagcgaagtgagcagaaccaggagaatgtggtACACaggaacaacaataatgtatgatgatcaattgtgagtgacttaattattatcagcaatgcaaggatccaggacaactccaagggactcatgatgaaaaaggctatccactgctacAGAAGGAACTGGCAATGTCTGAATGGAGAGTAAAAATGGCattgttcactttatttcctccattaatttttttctagtgtaagcaatatgtgtctttttccttcacaacatgatgaacatggaaatatgtattgtacaaTAACACAAATACAACCTATATCGTATTACCTATTgtcttggggaagagggaggggtggAAGtgaaggagagaacatagattatgaaatgacagaaaatgattattgaaatttTTCCCcaacatgtaatatggaaaaaaaaatttaagtatatcTATTCCAACGCAGAAAAGTGCTAATGGGTAGGctattgggcttaagtgacttgcccagggtcatatggctgatgagcatctgaggtcagatttgaaccaggaattACCATCACCAATCAAACAGCATGATGATTAGATTTCAGGTGGTCAGCTTGTTCTGGGAGAGATATCTTATCCCTTTGGAATTCAAACTATGCAGAGATgcagatgaatttttttctggAACTTACCCAAGAATTTAAGTCAAGTTCACTGTCCTAGAGTTTctagattcttttctctttcctttttggaaTATTAACCCAAGGGAAATGAGAAAccaatgagaaagaatgttatccatattgagagaaagaactatgggagtagaaatgcagaagaaaaacatatgacttatcacttatttATGTAGATACATGATTAAAAGACTGCTctgttgcaaaaatgaataatatggaaatgagtatcaagtgataatatttgtataacccaatgaaattgcttatcAGTTCCAGAAggggtgagggaaagaaaatgaatcatataaatagggggaaataattttaaaataaattatttaattaaaaaaaaagaaaattaaccctTCTCCAATCTTATGGttcctttcctgttttctttgatctttccAATACCATTGATATTGACAGTAGTCATCTCTGCCAGTTCCTATCTCTTCTatcatccttttcttttaatataactCGAGCAAAATAACCAAACCTTTCTGCTTTCATCAGAATCCTGATCTGGATTCTCACTTTATGGGTTCTCCTCCAGGGCAACTACCTCTGTGGGACTGCAGATGCCCAGCTAATTTTCATATACACAAAAAGTGGTGGCAATGCATGGTTTTTTAAGTGATCTTGCTTACAGAAAAATAAACTTCAGCTTTTCTCTGTGGTTAGAGCATAGGTTGATCTAGACTCTCAACAACCTGATATGGTATAACATCTCTGCTTGTTTGTTATCCTGTGTTTTCTAGTGACACAAAACTCTCATAATTGGACTTTATCTCCTCGTTGGAGAGCCTGATAGTGAACCCAAACATCATACTGTTACTTAAACTACTTTGTGCTTTTCTGGGTTGAGGCTGTGACCTACTGGTAGCCCTCTCTCTATTGGCCTTTCAATTTAGATAACATACTGATCATGGATCTCAAGATCTGAACTTTCAGCTTTAACTACTAAGTTTGTAGCTTGAACCTTCCTTGATATACTAAGACCTTTGTTTTGGGgaaatctattatttttattaaaacctgtaccttctgccttagaatcaatactatgcaagGGAGAAGATTGggaagggctagataattgggattaagtgatttgcccagggtcacttagctaaggaatatctgagattagatttcaACCTTGGACTAccaatctccaggcttggctttctatctactggtCTGCATAGGTGCCCCAGGAAAATTTTTAACTGGTTTgtggaagatagaggaaggaggggagaaataGGTGCAAGGAAAACAAACCATGAAGTGTACCAAACCAATAACCTGGGATTTATTAAGAGCTGACTATTTACCAGGAACTTTGCTAGGTGATGGAGATATCTTTGCCTCAGAGACCTTACCTtctaatgatgaaaaattaacctttttctcatcttctctagatagaaaaatatttttggggAAAATTCAAGCTATTTTCCACATTGTTGATACAGTGATGAAATgcttatgggaaaatatttatatgtatgtttacACATGCATGAGCACATGAgttatatatattcacacatgaCTAATATACAGATTCTTAATAATGTATCTACACCTCATATAAGATATGTGTGGATACATCTCTGTGTCCCTATATagaatatttatatgcatatatatatatgacgtGCCCTTTTTCTATAGCACGACTAAAACATTgataaaagcattattttattattttttgacaaCCCACAAGCATATAAATAACTACAAtaaaatgtagaatattttttaaaagatctgacCTTCCTTCTGATGTGTGAGTGTATGAATCAATGAGCAGCTGAGGTTTCTGGCTAAACGTCAACATGTATGGAGATCTGAGGGATGGGAGAATTTGGATGAGATGATGCCAATGTACATCTATCGCAGGGAAGAAAAAGGCAGGAGGTAAGTTATAagctttgtttctgtttttgtttcagAAGATACTACCTAAGAGATGGTGTTGCTTTTGTGGGCTAGCTAGCATTTCCTGGCTGTAGTTAGGGTGACCAATAAGTTCTGCACTCACTGTGCAAGTCTAGTGATTTGCCCCTGCCTCAGTGGCTGTGGTAGGTTTTGATCTTGAAATGTTGAACAGTGACTCATATTGTCCACATAATCCTCTGGAGGGAAGACTATTCCACTCATATCCATAGAAAGTTTAGGGTATTTAGAATTCAGAAAGACtaattagaaaatatatagagaagaaagaaagtacCCCCTTCTTTAGTTCCCTCTCCTATTAAGCTGTCAAGGTTTTTAGTTCTCATAATTAATCCGATTTATgtggaattttaaggtttacaaagtattttctttgCAACTCTATGAGGTGgttaatgtaaatattttaagtaatattttataggtgaagaaactggggctcagagaggttaagtgatttgcccatggtcacacagcctgTTAGCATCAAAatctgaacttgaactcaggtctttcaacTATAAGTCCATCATTACTCTTTCCCCTGCACTACACTCATCATCTCAGTGATGTCATCCATTGTGAGCTGACAGACTTTCCTGGGCCGTGATGAACAACCCTTAGGCAAGTGGAAAGGGAGGTCAGATCAGAAAATTGCAATTGGCCCCTTGAccatagagagagaaagacatgTTACCATCAACTCCTCCAAGTGGAAGACCCTGGCAGAAGTCAAAGAAGATACTGGATGTTCAAAGATGCTATCAAGCCTATCATTGCCCTGATTCAACAATGGTCATTAGGGGCCTCCCACCTGCCATTGAAGAACCAGACCCTGGAGTAGAACTTGGGGTGGAAGATGGTCTACTCTGCCAACTTCTTCATTCTCCAGAGTTTAACCTGTTTCCCAACTCGGCTGTCTTTGAAAGCAACTTCATCCAGGTACTTTTATTCAACATTTCAAGCAAATTCTTTTCCCTGTCCCAAATTTTATACCTAGGAATTGCCTACAACACTTATATGAACATTGGAATCCCTGGGGGGAAAAGGACTGAGACCATGAAAGATATGAACCCAGAAAAAACTCAAGACAGGTTCCAAGGTCCCCTTGTTTGTGTCTGCAGGGTAATGGTATCTTGTGCAAGATATCTGTTGTTTAGGGCACCAAATATCAACTGTTAGGTAGAGGTCAGTGGTCATTCTACACTAGAGATCTATCAGACTGGAACTCCTCCAATTTTAGACCTTTAGCACAAAAGTATGACTCATACAGTAATGATATAAGACCAAACTAAAGTCATCAAAATCACAGTTTTCAATTTTACAATATTCAAATTGAATATGAAATTTCATAAAGATAATAGAATCCATCAGACAAAAGAACCAAGTATCTAGATCTTAACATCTAAACCAGAAGTCCATTagtcttaacctggggtccatggcACCCCATGTGGACAATAAATAGTCTTCTGTggacttggatgggaaaaaaaaattacatctttattttcactaatgtttgttttcctttttagtcttctgaatttcattttaatcaCTTAAAAACATGAATCAGAGAAGGAATGCATGTAATTTACTAGTCTGCTAATGggatctatgacacaaaaaattcGAAaccttcctagctatatgactctgggcaagtcacttaagcccggttgcctagcccttaccactcttctgctttggaacagatacttagaatcaattctaagacagacagtaagggtttaagaaaaacatGTATCTAATGGACaaattaaacaattattttaagaGACTCAGAAATAATGTTAGACAGTTGAAGAAACACTTTAGGGCTAAAATTTTCCTGGAGGACAAACAATACAAACTGTCTATAAGACAGATAACTGAAAATCATCTTAATTAATTGATTCAACCAATATGATtgaaagtatctttttttttaaacccttaccttttgtcttaaaattgatactaaatatcagtttcaaggcagaaaagtgataagggctaggcgatgggaataagtgacttggccaggatcatacagctaagtcggaggccagacttgaattgagttcctcccaactccagatctggcctctctatccactgaataacctagctgcctccttccaTTACTTCTCATTACGTGCTTAGATTCGTGCCCTTGGGGCTGCTTTTCAGGTAACAAAGTACAATAATTGGAGAAACATCTATGATTCATCTACAACTGTGGCTCTTGGTGTGACCTCATCAGTGCCATGCCTACCTCTTCCCAACATCCTCCTGATGGCCAAAGTCAAGTGGCCCAAAGGGCAATCTCCAAAGTGGATCTGTCCAATAGAAATGCCAACTATCACCCTCAAGAGGTAAGGAAATTactgagggttaaaaaaaaggagaggggatACCACTGAACATCTGAGAGGAAGTCTGGCCTAAAACTGAATTACAGAGTCACAGAATGCTAGATCCTGAAAGGACATTAAAGGTGAAGTCTTTCAGTTTATacttggggaaactgaagctgggggagtttaaatgatttccccaaagttGCACAGTCAGAAAAGTACCAAATATTTGAACCTTAGTCTTTTGGTTCCAGGTCCAATGCTATTTTTTACTATGCCAGAATTTcagacagagaaagaacagagtcCCCCACTGGTATCCTGTTCAATAACTTAGACTTACAGTGTCAGAACTTCAAGACAATTTTTAAATCATAGAatctaattctctcatttaacagataaggggTAGGGAGGAGTAGATCTGGAAAGGGCTAGGGGTGTGAAGAGAGACAACCTGGAAAGAGAAGATAATAGAGGAACTCTAAGTCTTACTCCAATTATAGGAAAAGTTTTCTCCTTGTCATGAGATGTAACGGaaagttatgtgaccttgagtaagtgtCTTTGGGTTTGTGTACTCATTGGAAAGCCGAGGGGGCTAGTCCAGACCAATTCTAATATCTCTTTCCAGTCCTAAAATGTAGATACCTTAAAAAATACTGTACTGTGTTATGTGCCAGGAATATAAAGGCCAAAGACAATGCCTGGTCTTGAGGACACCAcggtctaatggaggagacaatatgcaaatagctatgtacaaacaagatagatACAGGTTAAACTGGAGAAtttcagaaggaaggaaaaatcattAAGCAGGACCAAGTAAGTCTTCTTGCAGCAAGTGGGACTATAgcagagacttaaaggaagccaggaaaacagGAGGAAGTAGGAAGCTAAGGTGTTTGAAGGGGAATCAATATGCTTGTTGAAGCCCCCTAATATGAGAGCAGGAGTTGGGAAAGAAAGACTGAACCAAAAACTGAACTtaatgaagaaggaaggagagtatCCTGGGATATGGTGGTTAACGGCTCCTAGGATCCTCATTGGGTGATAAGTGTGTATTGAATATACCTCATTATTAAGCTCTTTACACATAAGACTAGTTCCCACTCTACATCTCTGACAGATATTTCCTTGCTGGTAGGGATAGGCATTTGGGGGTTGAGAAGAGGGAGGACTAACCTGTTTTGGAACTCAATTGCTTTCTTTGATGAGAGGGATGTGGAAGAGATAGCAGTGGGTGAAAGTCTCatgttctctatttttctcctttggtTCCCTACTTGTAAGGTAATCCTAGCAGCTCTGTCCTTGCTTCCCTGGAAGTCTGGGTTTCCCAGGAGGCCTCTAACATTTGGGCCACAATTAATGCTGGTGGACTTGGAGGTGCCAGCAAACTATGAGAAATAGGACAGAGAGTAGTAGAGATGGGATCAAAGTTCATCAACACTGTGGGCCAGTGTTATCCTCAGTAACCCTAATTTCCTAGACTCTGGACCCTGCAGATCTGCCTAAATCTACATAACAGCCGGTTGTTCCTTCATCCTTTCTAGTGTGACCTGATTTAGTCACACCAGACCTGCCCCTTTGTCTGACTAGAACTGTGTCATCTGCAAAACTTCCTGCTTAGCTAAATTCCTGGTCCTGAGCCTTCTTAGCAAGCACTGACCTGCTATTGCTTGTGCCCCAGAATCATTCTTTTTGTTACctgactcttctctttctctattagTTATtgatctgtctgtccatctgtctctccttcagatcttttctttgtctctctgctccccttccctttcacattttctttctctttcccttcttccctcctttctttcccttcccttctcttctccactccccaccccctttgTTAAATACAGCTTTCTTTGGGGGGTATTGTTTTGGGGTATCATTTTATggaattttataaagaaattccTAGTTGTGCCACTGATTctgcttggggggggggtataTGGCCTTATCGAAAAAAGGATGAGTTGTACTGTGGAGGGTTTTCCATTTTGCCTCTTCTTTTGTGTCCCCAGAATTCTTCCACTAAAGTTTGTGGAGCTCCAAGTTTGTAACTGGTCTCAGCGTATCCTGAGGGTTCGTACTGTTGCTGAAAAAATTTACTACCTAAAACTCCACATAGACCACCCTGAGGTTGTGTTCCAGTTCTGGGTCCGACTGTTGTGTATTCTGGACAGGGGACTGTCCATCACCACTAAAGACCCAAGAATTCATGTGCCTCACTGCCTGGTGCCCAAGGTCTGCAAATCCTCTGGCAATGGCCCAGAAGCAGTAAGTGAGCACCATAAAACTCTAATCTTCCACTAGCAAGAATGAGATCACAGGATCATGGAAATAGAGCTTAAACTGGCCTTAGAGGTCACCCAGTCTAACCTTCCGGCAACCAGGTCATTGTAGAGAACACAGGATTACTCAGCACTATAAGTATAGTGCCTGAAGACAGCCTTTCCCAGGCATTTGATGGTTACTAATGTGAGGATCTAATGCAGGAGATCAATCAAGAATCACTAGTGCACAGACGAAAACTTTTTATACAACCAAGAAA contains these protein-coding regions:
- the LOC100019251 gene encoding Golgi-associated RAB2 interactor protein 1B-like isoform X1, with the protein product MLPSTPPSGRPWQKSKKILDVQRCYQAYHCPDSTMVIRGLPPAIEEPDPGVELGVEDGLLCQLLHSPEFNLFPNSAVFESNFIQIRALGAAFQVTKYNNWRNIYDSSTTVALGVTSSVPCLPLPNILLMAKVKWPKGQSPKWICPIEMPTITLKRILPLKFVELQVCNWSQRILRVRTVAEKIYYLKLHIDHPEVVFQFWVRLLCILDRGLSITTKDPRIHVPHCLVPKVCKSSGNGPEAVENSKPLPAGPSESLALLMAKGMSEASKRPANLTHHKKPVRTTDINLMEIIRDIQARNPEQESSSQETIQRNKGDLCLRDSFSHSMWERENPSGLQSLSLLSTLAASIHCFGPQP
- the LOC100019251 gene encoding Golgi-associated RAB2 interactor protein 1B-like isoform X2 produces the protein MLPSTPPSGRPWQKSKKILDVQRCYQAYHCPDSTMVIRGLPPAIEEPDPGVELGVEDGLLCQLLHSPEFNLFPNSAVFESNFIQVTKYNNWRNIYDSSTTVALGVTSSVPCLPLPNILLMAKVKWPKGQSPKWICPIEMPTITLKRILPLKFVELQVCNWSQRILRVRTVAEKIYYLKLHIDHPEVVFQFWVRLLCILDRGLSITTKDPRIHVPHCLVPKVCKSSGNGPEAVENSKPLPAGPSESLALLMAKGMSEASKRPANLTHHKKPVRTTDINLMEIIRDIQARNPEQESSSQETIQRNKGDLCLRDSFSHSMWERENPSGLQSLSLLSTLAASIHCFGPQP